One Bos indicus x Bos taurus breed Angus x Brahman F1 hybrid chromosome 6, Bos_hybrid_MaternalHap_v2.0, whole genome shotgun sequence genomic window carries:
- the MFSD10 gene encoding major facilitator superfamily domain-containing protein 10 isoform X4 yields MGCGAGGSCTPRPPIRQQQAPETRVVAVVFLGLLLDLLAFTLLLPLLPGLLESHGRAHDPLYGSWQRGVDWFAAAIGMPAEKRYNSVLFGGLIGSVFSLLQFLSAPLTGALSDCLGRRPGMLLSLAGVATSYAVWAASKSFAAFLASRVIGGISKGNVSLCTAIVADLGSPSARSKGMAVIGVAFSLGFTLGPTLGAFLPSETVPWLALLFAVSDLLFIWCFLPETLPPEKRAPSVTLGFRAAADLLSPLALLRFSAVARGPDPPTGVRLGSLRGLGLVYFLYLFLFSGLEFTLSFLVHQRFRFSRVEQGKMFFFIGLTMATIQGAYARRIRPGREIAAVKQAILLLIPASLFVGWGHTLPILGLGLLLYSWASPWCPPSRSRRGPLPVLRGRRLWLARAEGHGHGHAAELGRPGQGRGARGGRLSVLAGRCPCLLHRVRGALPAPLLHPADPEPPGADTQGRVAGPPACDDVRMGGCA; encoded by the exons ATGGGCTGTGGAGCCGGCGGGAGCTGCACGCCGCGCCCGCCCATCCGCCAGCAGCAGGCACCAGAAACCCGCGTGGTCGCTGTGGTCTTCCTCGGCCTCTTGCTGGACCTCCTGGCCTTCACCCTGCTGCTGCCCCTACTTCCCGGGCTGCTGGAGAGCCACGGCCGTGCCCAC GACCCCCTCTACGGCTCCTGGCAGCGCGGGGTGGACTGGTTTGCAGCAGCCATCGGGATGCCAGCGGAGAAGAGGTACAACAGCGTCCTGTTCGGAG GTCTGATCGGCTCCGTTTTCTCCCTCCTGCAGTTCCTCTCCGCACCGCTCACTGGGGCCCTGTCTGACTGCCTGGGGAGGCGCCCGGGGATGCTGCTGTCCCTG GCAGGTGTGGCCACCTCGTACGCCGTGTGGGCTGCCTCGAAGAGCTTTGCGGCCTTCCTGGCCTCCAGGGTGATAGGCGGCATCAGCAAGGGGAACGTTAGCCTCTGCACCGCCATTGTTGCCGACCTGGGCTCACCGTCTGCCCGCAGCAAGGGCATG GCAGTCATCGGGGTGGCCTTTTCTCTGGGCTTCACTCTGGGCCCCACACTGGGAGCCTTCCTGCCCTCGGAGACAGTGCCCTGGCTGGCCCTGCTCTTCGCCGTCTCCGACTTGCTGTTCATCTGGTGCTTCTTGCCAGAGACGCTGCCCCCAGAGAAGCGG GCGCCCTCCGTCACCCTGGGGTTCCGGGCCGCCGCGGACCTGCTCAGCCCCCTGGCCCTGCTCCGCTTCTCCGCCGTGGCGCGGGGCCCAGACCCGCCCACTGGAGTCA GGCTTGGCAGCCTGCGCGGCCTGGGCCTGGTCTACTTCCTCTACCTCTTCCTGTTCTCCGGCCTGGAGTTCACGCTCAGCTTCCTGGTGCACCAGCGTTTCCGGTTCAGCAG GGTAGAACAGGGGAAGATGTTTTTCTTCATCGGTCTCACCATGGCCACCATCCAGGGCGCCTACGCCCGGCGGATCCGCCCTGGCAGGGAAATCGCGGCTGTGAAGCAG GCCATCTTGCTGCTCATCCCCGCTTCCCTCTTCGTCGGCTGGGGACACACGCTGCCCATCCTGGGCTTGGGGCTGCTCCTCTACTCCTGGG CGTCTCCCTGGTGTCCTCCCAGCCGCAGCCGTCGTGGTCCCCTGCCTGTCCTCCGTGGTCGCCGGCTATG GCTCGCCCGGGCAGAAGGGCACGGTCATGGGCACGCTGCGGAGCTTGGGCGCCCTGGCCAGGGCCGTGGGGCCCGTGGTGGCCGCCTCAG CGTACTGGCTGGCCGGTGCCCGTGTCTGTTACACCGTGTGCGCGGCGCTCTTCCTGCTCCCCTTCTCCATCCTGCGGACCCTGAGCCCCCCGGCGCGGACACTCAAGGCCGAGTAGCTGGGCCGCCCGCCTGCGATGATGTGAGGATGGGGGGCTGCGCG TGA
- the MFSD10 gene encoding major facilitator superfamily domain-containing protein 10 isoform X5, with translation MGCGAGGSCTPRPPIRQQQAPETRVVAVVFLGLLLDLLAFTLLLPLLPGLLESHGRAHDPLYGSWQRGVDWFAAAIGMPAEKRYNSVLFGGLIGSVFSLLQFLSAPLTGALSDCLGRRPGMLLSLAGVATSYAVWAASKSFAAFLASRVIGGISKGNVSLCTAIVADLGSPSARSKGMAVIGVAFSLGFTLGPTLGAFLPSETVPWLALLFAVSDLLFIWCFLPETLPPEKRAPSVTLGFRAAADLLSPLALLRFSAVARGPDPPTGVRLGSLRGLGLVYFLYLFLFSGLEFTLSFLVHQRFRFSRVEQGKMFFFIGLTMATIQGAYARRIRPGREIAAVKQAILLLIPASLFVGWGHTLPILGLGLLLYSWASPWCPPSRSRRGPLPVLRGRRLWLARAEGHGHGHAAELGRPGQGRGARGGRLSVLAGRCPCLLHRVRGALPAPLLHPADPEPPGADTQGRVAGPPACDD, from the exons ATGGGCTGTGGAGCCGGCGGGAGCTGCACGCCGCGCCCGCCCATCCGCCAGCAGCAGGCACCAGAAACCCGCGTGGTCGCTGTGGTCTTCCTCGGCCTCTTGCTGGACCTCCTGGCCTTCACCCTGCTGCTGCCCCTACTTCCCGGGCTGCTGGAGAGCCACGGCCGTGCCCAC GACCCCCTCTACGGCTCCTGGCAGCGCGGGGTGGACTGGTTTGCAGCAGCCATCGGGATGCCAGCGGAGAAGAGGTACAACAGCGTCCTGTTCGGAG GTCTGATCGGCTCCGTTTTCTCCCTCCTGCAGTTCCTCTCCGCACCGCTCACTGGGGCCCTGTCTGACTGCCTGGGGAGGCGCCCGGGGATGCTGCTGTCCCTG GCAGGTGTGGCCACCTCGTACGCCGTGTGGGCTGCCTCGAAGAGCTTTGCGGCCTTCCTGGCCTCCAGGGTGATAGGCGGCATCAGCAAGGGGAACGTTAGCCTCTGCACCGCCATTGTTGCCGACCTGGGCTCACCGTCTGCCCGCAGCAAGGGCATG GCAGTCATCGGGGTGGCCTTTTCTCTGGGCTTCACTCTGGGCCCCACACTGGGAGCCTTCCTGCCCTCGGAGACAGTGCCCTGGCTGGCCCTGCTCTTCGCCGTCTCCGACTTGCTGTTCATCTGGTGCTTCTTGCCAGAGACGCTGCCCCCAGAGAAGCGG GCGCCCTCCGTCACCCTGGGGTTCCGGGCCGCCGCGGACCTGCTCAGCCCCCTGGCCCTGCTCCGCTTCTCCGCCGTGGCGCGGGGCCCAGACCCGCCCACTGGAGTCA GGCTTGGCAGCCTGCGCGGCCTGGGCCTGGTCTACTTCCTCTACCTCTTCCTGTTCTCCGGCCTGGAGTTCACGCTCAGCTTCCTGGTGCACCAGCGTTTCCGGTTCAGCAG GGTAGAACAGGGGAAGATGTTTTTCTTCATCGGTCTCACCATGGCCACCATCCAGGGCGCCTACGCCCGGCGGATCCGCCCTGGCAGGGAAATCGCGGCTGTGAAGCAG GCCATCTTGCTGCTCATCCCCGCTTCCCTCTTCGTCGGCTGGGGACACACGCTGCCCATCCTGGGCTTGGGGCTGCTCCTCTACTCCTGGG CGTCTCCCTGGTGTCCTCCCAGCCGCAGCCGTCGTGGTCCCCTGCCTGTCCTCCGTGGTCGCCGGCTATG GCTCGCCCGGGCAGAAGGGCACGGTCATGGGCACGCTGCGGAGCTTGGGCGCCCTGGCCAGGGCCGTGGGGCCCGTGGTGGCCGCCTCAG CGTACTGGCTGGCCGGTGCCCGTGTCTGTTACACCGTGTGCGCGGCGCTCTTCCTGCTCCCCTTCTCCATCCTGCGGACCCTGAGCCCCCCGGCGCGGACACTCAAGGCCGAGTAGCTGGGCCGCCCGCCTGCGATGAT TGA
- the MFSD10 gene encoding major facilitator superfamily domain-containing protein 10 isoform X2 has product MGCGAGGSCTPRPPIRQQQAPETRVVAVVFLGLLLDLLAFTLLLPLLPGLLESHGRAHFLSAPLTGALSDCLGRRPGMLLSLAGVATSYAVWAASKSFAAFLASRVIGGISKGNVSLCTAIVADLGSPSARSKGMAVIGVAFSLGFTLGPTLGAFLPSETVPWLALLFAVSDLLFIWCFLPETLPPEKRAPSVTLGFRAAADLLSPLALLRFSAVARGPDPPTGVRLGSLRGLGLVYFLYLFLFSGLEFTLSFLVHQRFRFSRVEQGKMFFFIGLTMATIQGAYARRIRPGREIAAVKQAILLLIPASLFVGWGHTLPILGLGLLLYSWASPWCPPSRSRRGPLPVLRGRRLWLARAEGHGHGHAAELGRPGQGRGARGGRLSVLAGRCPCLLHRVRGALPAPLLHPADPEPPGADTQGRVAGPPACDDVRMGGCATFLSSVLSDTGPQPGLSMTKQLLQTKCLPAAHIPSPHLPQAPGAATGVTAVPAALTTGCQALPGGFPSALGWGWGGRLTPLPSPRALARSPQHCPLGKKRKTPGAGCFSDCVPHGTK; this is encoded by the exons ATGGGCTGTGGAGCCGGCGGGAGCTGCACGCCGCGCCCGCCCATCCGCCAGCAGCAGGCACCAGAAACCCGCGTGGTCGCTGTGGTCTTCCTCGGCCTCTTGCTGGACCTCCTGGCCTTCACCCTGCTGCTGCCCCTACTTCCCGGGCTGCTGGAGAGCCACGGCCGTGCCCAC TTCCTCTCCGCACCGCTCACTGGGGCCCTGTCTGACTGCCTGGGGAGGCGCCCGGGGATGCTGCTGTCCCTG GCAGGTGTGGCCACCTCGTACGCCGTGTGGGCTGCCTCGAAGAGCTTTGCGGCCTTCCTGGCCTCCAGGGTGATAGGCGGCATCAGCAAGGGGAACGTTAGCCTCTGCACCGCCATTGTTGCCGACCTGGGCTCACCGTCTGCCCGCAGCAAGGGCATG GCAGTCATCGGGGTGGCCTTTTCTCTGGGCTTCACTCTGGGCCCCACACTGGGAGCCTTCCTGCCCTCGGAGACAGTGCCCTGGCTGGCCCTGCTCTTCGCCGTCTCCGACTTGCTGTTCATCTGGTGCTTCTTGCCAGAGACGCTGCCCCCAGAGAAGCGG GCGCCCTCCGTCACCCTGGGGTTCCGGGCCGCCGCGGACCTGCTCAGCCCCCTGGCCCTGCTCCGCTTCTCCGCCGTGGCGCGGGGCCCAGACCCGCCCACTGGAGTCA GGCTTGGCAGCCTGCGCGGCCTGGGCCTGGTCTACTTCCTCTACCTCTTCCTGTTCTCCGGCCTGGAGTTCACGCTCAGCTTCCTGGTGCACCAGCGTTTCCGGTTCAGCAG GGTAGAACAGGGGAAGATGTTTTTCTTCATCGGTCTCACCATGGCCACCATCCAGGGCGCCTACGCCCGGCGGATCCGCCCTGGCAGGGAAATCGCGGCTGTGAAGCAG GCCATCTTGCTGCTCATCCCCGCTTCCCTCTTCGTCGGCTGGGGACACACGCTGCCCATCCTGGGCTTGGGGCTGCTCCTCTACTCCTGGG CGTCTCCCTGGTGTCCTCCCAGCCGCAGCCGTCGTGGTCCCCTGCCTGTCCTCCGTGGTCGCCGGCTATG GCTCGCCCGGGCAGAAGGGCACGGTCATGGGCACGCTGCGGAGCTTGGGCGCCCTGGCCAGGGCCGTGGGGCCCGTGGTGGCCGCCTCAG CGTACTGGCTGGCCGGTGCCCGTGTCTGTTACACCGTGTGCGCGGCGCTCTTCCTGCTCCCCTTCTCCATCCTGCGGACCCTGAGCCCCCCGGCGCGGACACTCAAGGCCGAGTAGCTGGGCCGCCCGCCTGCGATGATGTGAGGATGGGGGGCTGCGCG ACTTTCTTGTCTTCTGTTCTCAGTGACACAGGGCCTCAGCCCGGCCTCAGCATGACAAAGCAGCTGTTACAGACCAAGTGCCTTCCTGCAGCGCACATCccgtccccccacctcccccaggcaCCAGGGGCAGCAACTGGAGTGACAGCTGTTCCAGCTGCACTGACCACAGGGTGCCAGGCTCTGCCCGGTGGTTTCCCGtctgccctggggtgggggtggggaggccgcCTGacgcccctcccctctcccagggcCCTGGCCCGAAGCCCCCAACACTGCCCTctggggaagaagaggaagacacCTGGGGCAGGGTGCTTCTCAGACTGTGTCCCCCATGGTACAAAGTGA
- the MFSD10 gene encoding major facilitator superfamily domain-containing protein 10 isoform X6 gives MGCGAGGSCTPRPPIRQQQAPETRVVAVVFLGLLLDLLAFTLLLPLLPGLLESHGRAHDPLYGSWQRGVDWFAAAIGMPAEKRYNSVLFGGLIGSVFSLLQFLSAPLTGALSDCLGRRPGMLLSLAGVATSYAVWAASKSFAAFLASRVIGGISKGNVSLCTAIVADLGSPSARSKGMAVIGVAFSLGFTLGPTLGAFLPSETVPWLALLFAVSDLLFIWCFLPETLPPEKRAPSVTLGFRAAADLLSPLALLRFSAVARGPDPPTGVRLGSLRGLGLVYFLYLFLFSGLEFTLSFLVHQRFRFSRVEQGKMFFFIGLTMATIQGAYARRIRPGREIAAVKQAILLLIPASLFVGWGHTLPILGLGLLLYSWAAAVVVPCLSSVVAGYGSPGQKGTVMGTLRSLGALARAVGPVVAASAYWLAGARVCYTVCAALFLLPFSILRTLSPPARTLKAE, from the exons ATGGGCTGTGGAGCCGGCGGGAGCTGCACGCCGCGCCCGCCCATCCGCCAGCAGCAGGCACCAGAAACCCGCGTGGTCGCTGTGGTCTTCCTCGGCCTCTTGCTGGACCTCCTGGCCTTCACCCTGCTGCTGCCCCTACTTCCCGGGCTGCTGGAGAGCCACGGCCGTGCCCAC GACCCCCTCTACGGCTCCTGGCAGCGCGGGGTGGACTGGTTTGCAGCAGCCATCGGGATGCCAGCGGAGAAGAGGTACAACAGCGTCCTGTTCGGAG GTCTGATCGGCTCCGTTTTCTCCCTCCTGCAGTTCCTCTCCGCACCGCTCACTGGGGCCCTGTCTGACTGCCTGGGGAGGCGCCCGGGGATGCTGCTGTCCCTG GCAGGTGTGGCCACCTCGTACGCCGTGTGGGCTGCCTCGAAGAGCTTTGCGGCCTTCCTGGCCTCCAGGGTGATAGGCGGCATCAGCAAGGGGAACGTTAGCCTCTGCACCGCCATTGTTGCCGACCTGGGCTCACCGTCTGCCCGCAGCAAGGGCATG GCAGTCATCGGGGTGGCCTTTTCTCTGGGCTTCACTCTGGGCCCCACACTGGGAGCCTTCCTGCCCTCGGAGACAGTGCCCTGGCTGGCCCTGCTCTTCGCCGTCTCCGACTTGCTGTTCATCTGGTGCTTCTTGCCAGAGACGCTGCCCCCAGAGAAGCGG GCGCCCTCCGTCACCCTGGGGTTCCGGGCCGCCGCGGACCTGCTCAGCCCCCTGGCCCTGCTCCGCTTCTCCGCCGTGGCGCGGGGCCCAGACCCGCCCACTGGAGTCA GGCTTGGCAGCCTGCGCGGCCTGGGCCTGGTCTACTTCCTCTACCTCTTCCTGTTCTCCGGCCTGGAGTTCACGCTCAGCTTCCTGGTGCACCAGCGTTTCCGGTTCAGCAG GGTAGAACAGGGGAAGATGTTTTTCTTCATCGGTCTCACCATGGCCACCATCCAGGGCGCCTACGCCCGGCGGATCCGCCCTGGCAGGGAAATCGCGGCTGTGAAGCAG GCCATCTTGCTGCTCATCCCCGCTTCCCTCTTCGTCGGCTGGGGACACACGCTGCCCATCCTGGGCTTGGGGCTGCTCCTCTACTCCTGGG CCGCAGCCGTCGTGGTCCCCTGCCTGTCCTCCGTGGTCGCCGGCTATG GCTCGCCCGGGCAGAAGGGCACGGTCATGGGCACGCTGCGGAGCTTGGGCGCCCTGGCCAGGGCCGTGGGGCCCGTGGTGGCCGCCTCAG CGTACTGGCTGGCCGGTGCCCGTGTCTGTTACACCGTGTGCGCGGCGCTCTTCCTGCTCCCCTTCTCCATCCTGCGGACCCTGAGCCCCCCGGCGCGGACACTCAAGGCCGAGTAG
- the MFSD10 gene encoding major facilitator superfamily domain-containing protein 10 isoform X1, whose product MGCGAGGSCTPRPPIRQQQAPETRVVAVVFLGLLLDLLAFTLLLPLLPGLLESHGRAHDPLYGSWQRGVDWFAAAIGMPAEKRYNSVLFGGLIGSVFSLLQFLSAPLTGALSDCLGRRPGMLLSLAGVATSYAVWAASKSFAAFLASRVIGGISKGNVSLCTAIVADLGSPSARSKGMAVIGVAFSLGFTLGPTLGAFLPSETVPWLALLFAVSDLLFIWCFLPETLPPEKRAPSVTLGFRAAADLLSPLALLRFSAVARGPDPPTGVRLGSLRGLGLVYFLYLFLFSGLEFTLSFLVHQRFRFSRVEQGKMFFFIGLTMATIQGAYARRIRPGREIAAVKQAILLLIPASLFVGWGHTLPILGLGLLLYSWASPWCPPSRSRRGPLPVLRGRRLWLARAEGHGHGHAAELGRPGQGRGARGGRLSVLAGRCPCLLHRVRGALPAPLLHPADPEPPGADTQGRVAGPPACDDVRMGGCATFLSSVLSDTGPQPGLSMTKQLLQTKCLPAAHIPSPHLPQAPGAATGVTAVPAALTTGCQALPGGFPSALGWGWGGRLTPLPSPRALARSPQHCPLGKKRKTPGAGCFSDCVPHGTK is encoded by the exons ATGGGCTGTGGAGCCGGCGGGAGCTGCACGCCGCGCCCGCCCATCCGCCAGCAGCAGGCACCAGAAACCCGCGTGGTCGCTGTGGTCTTCCTCGGCCTCTTGCTGGACCTCCTGGCCTTCACCCTGCTGCTGCCCCTACTTCCCGGGCTGCTGGAGAGCCACGGCCGTGCCCAC GACCCCCTCTACGGCTCCTGGCAGCGCGGGGTGGACTGGTTTGCAGCAGCCATCGGGATGCCAGCGGAGAAGAGGTACAACAGCGTCCTGTTCGGAG GTCTGATCGGCTCCGTTTTCTCCCTCCTGCAGTTCCTCTCCGCACCGCTCACTGGGGCCCTGTCTGACTGCCTGGGGAGGCGCCCGGGGATGCTGCTGTCCCTG GCAGGTGTGGCCACCTCGTACGCCGTGTGGGCTGCCTCGAAGAGCTTTGCGGCCTTCCTGGCCTCCAGGGTGATAGGCGGCATCAGCAAGGGGAACGTTAGCCTCTGCACCGCCATTGTTGCCGACCTGGGCTCACCGTCTGCCCGCAGCAAGGGCATG GCAGTCATCGGGGTGGCCTTTTCTCTGGGCTTCACTCTGGGCCCCACACTGGGAGCCTTCCTGCCCTCGGAGACAGTGCCCTGGCTGGCCCTGCTCTTCGCCGTCTCCGACTTGCTGTTCATCTGGTGCTTCTTGCCAGAGACGCTGCCCCCAGAGAAGCGG GCGCCCTCCGTCACCCTGGGGTTCCGGGCCGCCGCGGACCTGCTCAGCCCCCTGGCCCTGCTCCGCTTCTCCGCCGTGGCGCGGGGCCCAGACCCGCCCACTGGAGTCA GGCTTGGCAGCCTGCGCGGCCTGGGCCTGGTCTACTTCCTCTACCTCTTCCTGTTCTCCGGCCTGGAGTTCACGCTCAGCTTCCTGGTGCACCAGCGTTTCCGGTTCAGCAG GGTAGAACAGGGGAAGATGTTTTTCTTCATCGGTCTCACCATGGCCACCATCCAGGGCGCCTACGCCCGGCGGATCCGCCCTGGCAGGGAAATCGCGGCTGTGAAGCAG GCCATCTTGCTGCTCATCCCCGCTTCCCTCTTCGTCGGCTGGGGACACACGCTGCCCATCCTGGGCTTGGGGCTGCTCCTCTACTCCTGGG CGTCTCCCTGGTGTCCTCCCAGCCGCAGCCGTCGTGGTCCCCTGCCTGTCCTCCGTGGTCGCCGGCTATG GCTCGCCCGGGCAGAAGGGCACGGTCATGGGCACGCTGCGGAGCTTGGGCGCCCTGGCCAGGGCCGTGGGGCCCGTGGTGGCCGCCTCAG CGTACTGGCTGGCCGGTGCCCGTGTCTGTTACACCGTGTGCGCGGCGCTCTTCCTGCTCCCCTTCTCCATCCTGCGGACCCTGAGCCCCCCGGCGCGGACACTCAAGGCCGAGTAGCTGGGCCGCCCGCCTGCGATGATGTGAGGATGGGGGGCTGCGCG ACTTTCTTGTCTTCTGTTCTCAGTGACACAGGGCCTCAGCCCGGCCTCAGCATGACAAAGCAGCTGTTACAGACCAAGTGCCTTCCTGCAGCGCACATCccgtccccccacctcccccaggcaCCAGGGGCAGCAACTGGAGTGACAGCTGTTCCAGCTGCACTGACCACAGGGTGCCAGGCTCTGCCCGGTGGTTTCCCGtctgccctggggtgggggtggggaggccgcCTGacgcccctcccctctcccagggcCCTGGCCCGAAGCCCCCAACACTGCCCTctggggaagaagaggaagacacCTGGGGCAGGGTGCTTCTCAGACTGTGTCCCCCATGGTACAAAGTGA
- the MFSD10 gene encoding major facilitator superfamily domain-containing protein 10 isoform X3: MGCGAGGSCTPRPPIRQQQAPETRVVAVVFLGLLLDLLAFTLLLPLLPGLLESHGRAHDPLYGSWQRGVDWFAAAIGMPAEKRYNSVLFGGLIGSVFSLLQFLSAPLTGALSDCLGRRPGMLLSLAGVATSYAVWAASKSFAAFLASRVIGGISKGNVSLCTAIVADLGSPSARSKGMAVIGVAFSLGFTLGPTLGAFLPSETVPWLALLFAVSDLLFIWCFLPETLPPEKRAPSVTLGFRAAADLLSPLALLRFSAVARGPDPPTGVSKEPALGGWGWGGPSGRLGGCMRVRATAPPHRPPGLGSLRGLGLVYFLYLFLFSGLEFTLSFLVHQRFRFSRVEQGKMFFFIGLTMATIQGAYARRIRPGREIAAVKQAILLLIPASLFVGWGHTLPILGLGLLLYSWAAAVVVPCLSSVVAGYGSPGQKGTVMGTLRSLGALARAVGPVVAASAYWLAGARVCYTVCAALFLLPFSILRTLSPPARTLKAE; this comes from the exons ATGGGCTGTGGAGCCGGCGGGAGCTGCACGCCGCGCCCGCCCATCCGCCAGCAGCAGGCACCAGAAACCCGCGTGGTCGCTGTGGTCTTCCTCGGCCTCTTGCTGGACCTCCTGGCCTTCACCCTGCTGCTGCCCCTACTTCCCGGGCTGCTGGAGAGCCACGGCCGTGCCCAC GACCCCCTCTACGGCTCCTGGCAGCGCGGGGTGGACTGGTTTGCAGCAGCCATCGGGATGCCAGCGGAGAAGAGGTACAACAGCGTCCTGTTCGGAG GTCTGATCGGCTCCGTTTTCTCCCTCCTGCAGTTCCTCTCCGCACCGCTCACTGGGGCCCTGTCTGACTGCCTGGGGAGGCGCCCGGGGATGCTGCTGTCCCTG GCAGGTGTGGCCACCTCGTACGCCGTGTGGGCTGCCTCGAAGAGCTTTGCGGCCTTCCTGGCCTCCAGGGTGATAGGCGGCATCAGCAAGGGGAACGTTAGCCTCTGCACCGCCATTGTTGCCGACCTGGGCTCACCGTCTGCCCGCAGCAAGGGCATG GCAGTCATCGGGGTGGCCTTTTCTCTGGGCTTCACTCTGGGCCCCACACTGGGAGCCTTCCTGCCCTCGGAGACAGTGCCCTGGCTGGCCCTGCTCTTCGCCGTCTCCGACTTGCTGTTCATCTGGTGCTTCTTGCCAGAGACGCTGCCCCCAGAGAAGCGG GCGCCCTCCGTCACCCTGGGGTTCCGGGCCGCCGCGGACCTGCTCAGCCCCCTGGCCCTGCTCCGCTTCTCCGCCGTGGCGCGGGGCCCAGACCCGCCCACTGGAGTCAGTAAGGAGCCGGCcctgggggggtggggctgggggggtcCCTCAGGCCGCCTTGGGGGCTGCATGCGCGTCAGGGCCACTGCCCCTCCTCACCGCCCCCCAGGGCTTGGCAGCCTGCGCGGCCTGGGCCTGGTCTACTTCCTCTACCTCTTCCTGTTCTCCGGCCTGGAGTTCACGCTCAGCTTCCTGGTGCACCAGCGTTTCCGGTTCAGCAG GGTAGAACAGGGGAAGATGTTTTTCTTCATCGGTCTCACCATGGCCACCATCCAGGGCGCCTACGCCCGGCGGATCCGCCCTGGCAGGGAAATCGCGGCTGTGAAGCAG GCCATCTTGCTGCTCATCCCCGCTTCCCTCTTCGTCGGCTGGGGACACACGCTGCCCATCCTGGGCTTGGGGCTGCTCCTCTACTCCTGGG CCGCAGCCGTCGTGGTCCCCTGCCTGTCCTCCGTGGTCGCCGGCTATG GCTCGCCCGGGCAGAAGGGCACGGTCATGGGCACGCTGCGGAGCTTGGGCGCCCTGGCCAGGGCCGTGGGGCCCGTGGTGGCCGCCTCAG CGTACTGGCTGGCCGGTGCCCGTGTCTGTTACACCGTGTGCGCGGCGCTCTTCCTGCTCCCCTTCTCCATCCTGCGGACCCTGAGCCCCCCGGCGCGGACACTCAAGGCCGAGTAG
- the MFSD10 gene encoding major facilitator superfamily domain-containing protein 10 isoform X7, which yields MGCGAGGSCTPRPPIRQQQAPETRVVAVVFLGLLLDLLAFTLLLPLLPGLLESHGRAHFLSAPLTGALSDCLGRRPGMLLSLAGVATSYAVWAASKSFAAFLASRVIGGISKGNVSLCTAIVADLGSPSARSKGMAVIGVAFSLGFTLGPTLGAFLPSETVPWLALLFAVSDLLFIWCFLPETLPPEKRAPSVTLGFRAAADLLSPLALLRFSAVARGPDPPTGVRLGSLRGLGLVYFLYLFLFSGLEFTLSFLVHQRFRFSRVEQGKMFFFIGLTMATIQGAYARRIRPGREIAAVKQAILLLIPASLFVGWGHTLPILGLGLLLYSWAAAVVVPCLSSVVAGYGSPGQKGTVMGTLRSLGALARAVGPVVAASAYWLAGARVCYTVCAALFLLPFSILRTLSPPARTLKAE from the exons ATGGGCTGTGGAGCCGGCGGGAGCTGCACGCCGCGCCCGCCCATCCGCCAGCAGCAGGCACCAGAAACCCGCGTGGTCGCTGTGGTCTTCCTCGGCCTCTTGCTGGACCTCCTGGCCTTCACCCTGCTGCTGCCCCTACTTCCCGGGCTGCTGGAGAGCCACGGCCGTGCCCAC TTCCTCTCCGCACCGCTCACTGGGGCCCTGTCTGACTGCCTGGGGAGGCGCCCGGGGATGCTGCTGTCCCTG GCAGGTGTGGCCACCTCGTACGCCGTGTGGGCTGCCTCGAAGAGCTTTGCGGCCTTCCTGGCCTCCAGGGTGATAGGCGGCATCAGCAAGGGGAACGTTAGCCTCTGCACCGCCATTGTTGCCGACCTGGGCTCACCGTCTGCCCGCAGCAAGGGCATG GCAGTCATCGGGGTGGCCTTTTCTCTGGGCTTCACTCTGGGCCCCACACTGGGAGCCTTCCTGCCCTCGGAGACAGTGCCCTGGCTGGCCCTGCTCTTCGCCGTCTCCGACTTGCTGTTCATCTGGTGCTTCTTGCCAGAGACGCTGCCCCCAGAGAAGCGG GCGCCCTCCGTCACCCTGGGGTTCCGGGCCGCCGCGGACCTGCTCAGCCCCCTGGCCCTGCTCCGCTTCTCCGCCGTGGCGCGGGGCCCAGACCCGCCCACTGGAGTCA GGCTTGGCAGCCTGCGCGGCCTGGGCCTGGTCTACTTCCTCTACCTCTTCCTGTTCTCCGGCCTGGAGTTCACGCTCAGCTTCCTGGTGCACCAGCGTTTCCGGTTCAGCAG GGTAGAACAGGGGAAGATGTTTTTCTTCATCGGTCTCACCATGGCCACCATCCAGGGCGCCTACGCCCGGCGGATCCGCCCTGGCAGGGAAATCGCGGCTGTGAAGCAG GCCATCTTGCTGCTCATCCCCGCTTCCCTCTTCGTCGGCTGGGGACACACGCTGCCCATCCTGGGCTTGGGGCTGCTCCTCTACTCCTGGG CCGCAGCCGTCGTGGTCCCCTGCCTGTCCTCCGTGGTCGCCGGCTATG GCTCGCCCGGGCAGAAGGGCACGGTCATGGGCACGCTGCGGAGCTTGGGCGCCCTGGCCAGGGCCGTGGGGCCCGTGGTGGCCGCCTCAG CGTACTGGCTGGCCGGTGCCCGTGTCTGTTACACCGTGTGCGCGGCGCTCTTCCTGCTCCCCTTCTCCATCCTGCGGACCCTGAGCCCCCCGGCGCGGACACTCAAGGCCGAGTAG